The Streptomyces kanamyceticus genome window below encodes:
- a CDS encoding FecCD family ABC transporter permease: MLICTVLTAALAAATVAGLALGSVRIPPGQVLEILTGNAEPSPFRTIVLDVRLPRVLLGAAVGAGLAVIGTVLQALVRNPLADPFLLGVSSGASVGAVGAIVLGGTFGVGSALATTVTIPAAAFVGALISLVLVYTLARSGGGGFATGRLILAGVAVSYILTALTSLILVTADSADHLKEVLYWTLGGLGSARWDMLALPCCALVVGTALLMALARPLDLLLVGEEGATVLGLDTARFRAAVFVLASLLTGVLVAYSGAIGFVGLMVPHAARMLVGAAHRALLPVVALMGAVFLVVADLAARTVAAPQDIPVGVLTALTGGPFFLWLLRRRTEGVPA; the protein is encoded by the coding sequence CTGTTGATCTGCACCGTACTCACCGCAGCCCTCGCGGCAGCGACGGTCGCGGGGCTCGCCCTCGGCTCGGTGCGGATCCCCCCGGGCCAGGTCCTGGAGATCCTCACGGGAAACGCGGAACCCTCCCCGTTCCGCACGATCGTGCTGGACGTAAGACTCCCCAGAGTCCTGCTCGGCGCAGCCGTCGGCGCCGGACTCGCCGTCATCGGCACCGTCCTCCAAGCCCTCGTCCGCAACCCCCTCGCCGACCCCTTCCTGCTCGGCGTCTCCTCGGGCGCCTCCGTGGGCGCGGTCGGCGCCATCGTGCTCGGCGGCACCTTCGGTGTCGGCTCGGCCCTGGCGACCACGGTCACCATCCCCGCCGCGGCCTTCGTGGGCGCGCTGATCTCGCTGGTCCTCGTCTACACGCTGGCCCGCAGCGGCGGCGGCGGGTTCGCGACCGGCCGACTGATCCTCGCGGGCGTCGCCGTCTCGTACATCCTGACCGCCCTGACCAGCCTCATCCTGGTCACCGCGGACAGCGCTGACCACCTCAAGGAAGTCCTGTACTGGACGCTCGGCGGCCTCGGCAGCGCCCGCTGGGACATGCTCGCCCTGCCCTGCTGCGCCCTGGTCGTCGGCACGGCCCTGCTGATGGCGCTCGCCCGCCCCCTGGACCTGCTGCTCGTCGGCGAGGAGGGCGCCACCGTCCTCGGCCTGGACACGGCGCGCTTCCGCGCCGCGGTCTTCGTGCTCGCCTCGCTCCTGACCGGCGTCCTGGTCGCGTACAGCGGGGCCATCGGGTTCGTCGGCCTGATGGTGCCGCACGCCGCCCGCATGCTGGTCGGCGCCGCGCACCGCGCGCTGCTCCCGGTGGTGGCGCTGATGGGCGCGGTGTTCCTGGTCGTCGCCGACCTCGCCGCGCGCACGGTCGCCGCGCCGCAGGACATCCCGGTCGGCGTGCTCACCGCGCTGACGGGCGGCCCGTTCTTCCTGTGGCTGCTGCGGCGGCGTACCGAAGGAGTCCCGGCATGA
- a CDS encoding ABC transporter ATP-binding protein, translating to MNQPLPAGDLRTEHLSYEVDGKLLVDGVDLAAAPGETVGVVGPNGSGKTTLLRCVYGTLRATGGRALLDGDDLGAMGAKARARRLATVPQDGQAAFELTVEQVVAMGRSPHKRFWEADTAADEELVRAALERVGVAALAHRAFPSLSGGERQRALMARALVQRPTLVVLDEPTNHLDIRYQLEILSLVRDLGTTNLLALHDLNLAAYYCDRLYVLDGGRIVASGAPKEVLTAELLATVYGVTAEVSTHPVTGAPTVVYLPPPAS from the coding sequence ATGAACCAGCCCCTGCCCGCCGGTGACCTGCGCACAGAGCACCTCTCGTACGAAGTGGACGGCAAGCTCCTCGTCGACGGCGTGGACCTCGCCGCCGCCCCCGGCGAGACCGTCGGCGTCGTCGGCCCCAACGGCAGCGGCAAGACGACGCTGCTGCGCTGCGTGTACGGCACCCTGCGGGCGACGGGAGGACGCGCCCTCCTGGACGGCGACGACCTGGGCGCGATGGGCGCGAAGGCGCGCGCCAGGCGCCTGGCCACCGTGCCGCAGGACGGGCAGGCCGCCTTCGAGCTGACCGTCGAGCAGGTGGTCGCCATGGGCCGCTCCCCGCACAAGCGCTTCTGGGAGGCGGACACGGCAGCCGACGAGGAACTGGTGCGGGCCGCGCTCGAACGGGTCGGCGTCGCGGCCCTGGCCCACCGCGCGTTCCCCTCGCTCTCCGGCGGCGAACGCCAGCGCGCCCTGATGGCCCGCGCCCTGGTGCAGCGCCCCACCCTGGTCGTACTCGACGAGCCCACCAACCACCTGGACATCCGCTACCAGCTGGAAATCCTCTCCTTGGTGAGGGACTTGGGCACGACGAACCTGCTCGCCCTGCACGACCTGAACCTCGCGGCGTACTACTGCGACCGCCTCTACGTCCTGGACGGCGGCAGGATCGTCGCCTCGGGGGCGCCGAAGGAGGTGCTCACGGCCGAGCTGCTCGCCACCGTGTACGGAGTGACGGCCGAGGTCAGCACCCATCCGGTGACCGGCGCCCCGACCGTCGTCTATCTGCCGCCGCCCGCATCCTGA
- a CDS encoding putative leader peptide: MVPHDVSEETKSAPPVLLVARLHVDLCRLASAICSR, encoded by the coding sequence ATGGTTCCCCATGACGTGAGCGAAGAGACGAAGAGCGCACCGCCCGTGCTGCTAGTCGCGCGCCTGCACGTCGACCTGTGCCGCCTCGCCAGCGCCATCTGTTCACGCTGA
- a CDS encoding MoaD/ThiS family protein — MAIEVRIPTILRTYTDGEKAVQGSGDTLAELFTDLDSRHAGIAERIVDGDKLRRFVNVYLNDEDVRFLDGISTKLADGDSVTILPAVAGGMV; from the coding sequence ATGGCCATCGAGGTCCGCATCCCGACCATCCTCCGCACCTACACCGACGGCGAGAAGGCCGTCCAGGGCAGCGGAGACACCCTCGCCGAGCTCTTCACCGACCTCGACTCGCGGCACGCGGGCATCGCCGAGCGCATCGTGGACGGCGACAAGCTGCGCCGCTTCGTGAACGTGTACCTCAACGACGAGGACGTCCGCTTCCTGGACGGCATCTCCACCAAGCTCGCCGACGGCGACAGCGTCACGATCCTGCCGGCCGTGGCCGGCGGCATGGTCTAG